A stretch of the Argentina anserina chromosome 6, drPotAnse1.1, whole genome shotgun sequence genome encodes the following:
- the LOC126796847 gene encoding uncharacterized protein LOC126796847, whose amino-acid sequence MAEKLKNKILSSDHGGYSDNDSQDNRNTLDHDQLDLPLEKLSLGPRKKLLVLGLGGLLCHRVYRYGISNIPRSRRVDASFKTLEKKDKPLYLKDLKKLWNKDSRARLPMGKYSKSNTLLIDNDPYKALLNPPNTAIFPTEYKVDHITDSYLGPEGELRLYLGRLAGAADVTAYVKEHPFGQPAINASHSDWSYYSRTPNVVIEINYTEAVGEAKVRDPALLNGAPIEDIQPAMQCLQQKSISYTPRDSEAFVD is encoded by the exons ATGGCAGAAAagttaaaaaacaaaattctatCTTCAGATCACGGTGGCTACAGTGACAATGATTCTCAAGATAACAGAAACACATTGGATCATGATCAGTTGGATCTCCCTCTTGAGAAACTGAGCCTTGGTCCAAGAAAGAagcttcttgttcttggtctTGGTGGGCTGCTCTGCCATAGGGTCTACCGCTATGGCATATCTAACATACCAAGATCTCGACGTGTAGATGCATC GTTCAAGACCTTGGAGAAGAAAGACAAACCACTGTATCTGAAGGATTTGAAAAAACTCTGGAACAAGGATTCTAGAGCCAGACTTCCAATGGgaaaatattcaaaatcaaATACCTTGCTGATAGATAATGACCCTTACAAGGCTCTGTTAAACCCT CCAAACACAGCTATTTTTCCTACTGAATACAAGGTTGACCATATTACTGACAGTTATTTGG GTCCTGAGGGTGAGTTGCGGCTTTACTTGGGGCGACTTGCTGGTGCAGCTGATGTTACTGCTTATGTGAAAGAACATCCATTTGGACAGCCTGCAATAAATGCTTCTCATTCTGATTGGAGTTACTATTCGAGG ACTCCAAATGTTGTTATAGAGATTAATTATACTGAGGCTGTTGGAGAAGCAAAGGTTAGAGACCCTGCTCTACTCAATGGAGCACCAATTGAAGACATTCAGCCTGCCATGCAGTGCCTGCAACAGAAATCCATAAGCTATACACCAAGAGATTCCGAGGCATTTGTGGACTAG
- the LOC126796845 gene encoding uncharacterized protein LOC126796845 produces MPGKNRISQKIKYHPFFDYSSDEFYDSDCYDSDDDFFYCSTAATNNDSKETGSDSSLSLEKLKLEPRKKLLVLGLNGLLVYRVYRFNKAKFPTTRNPNGRYGYQLVFRRPFAREFLEFCLERFEVAIWSCAEERGKVKGVLQCAIGICNRPKLSVVFDIYDCTESGLMSLEDKKKPLVFKRLEKMWNCFCGKYSASDTLLIDDQPYQALLNPPHTSIFMESYNPDNASDNALDPKGELGVYLDGIASADNVQIYVKENPFGLPAMSNDHPDWNFYSDVLRGLEGKE; encoded by the exons ATGCCTGGAAAGAACCGTATATCCCAAAAAATCAAGTATCATCCTTTCTTTGACTATTCAAGTGATGAGTTTTACGACAGTGATTGCTATGACAGTGATGATGATTTCTTCTATTGTTCTACTGCTGCTACCAACAATGACAGTAAAGAAACCGGGAGTGACTCTAGTCTTTCACTAGAGAAGCTGAAGCTAGAGCCAAGAAAGAagcttcttgttcttggactCAATGgccttttggtttaccggGTTTATCGATTCAACAAGGCTAAATTTCCAACTACTCGTAATCCTAATGGGAGATATGGATATCAACTAG TGTTTAGAAGACCTTTTGCTCGTGAGTTTTTAGAGTTCTGCCTTGAAAGATTTGAAGTTGCAATTTGGTCTTGTGCGGAAGA ACGAGGAAAAGTTAAGGGTGTATTGCAATGTGCAATTGGAATTTGCAATAGGCCGAAACTGTCTGTTGTGTTT GACATATATGATTGCACTGAATCAGGTCTCATGTCCCTGGAAGACAAAAAGAAGCCTCTTGTTTTCAAACGGCTTGAGAAAATGTGGAACTGTTTTTGTGGAAAATATTCTGCATCTGATACACTGTTGATTGATGATCAACCTTACCAGGCCCTACTCAATCCT CCTCACACATCGATTTTCATGGAATCGTACAACCCTGATAATGCAAGTGACAATGCACTAG ATCCGAAGGGAGAGCTGGGAGTGTACTTGGATGGCATTGCATCTGCAGATAATGTTCAGATTTATGTGAAGGAGAACCCATTTGGATTGCCTGCAATGTCAAATGACCATCCTGATTGGAACTTTTACTCTGATGTTCTCCGTGGACTTGAGGGAAAAGAATGA
- the LOC126797748 gene encoding AT-hook motif nuclear-localized protein 1-like, whose product MEEKESTFSGSLGNSDTDSPPPNSFNHTLDVSSQVVNTAVNVSSETTLLGPPPPPPPPPPPAPAPAPAPTVTTVTTAQELVAPNTGVVGVQGNVEKKKRGRPRKYDADGNLRPGQTHNSAHVTRVPPSAPPGFYLSPGSPNPTEFSIKNGRGRPAGSGNWQVLASLETAGGDFTPHVVTVGTGEDVAGRILSFSEKGPRGICILSANGAVSNVTIRQPGSTGGILTYEGRFELLSLSGSFTVMEIGGVRSRTGGLSVSLAGPDGRVIGGSIAGMLTAASPIQIVVGSFMPNGGKPQKRHYRENAVASPISSAPDTVAAATPISQAQPEIETRFTPVVPLPAQSHGEADKGIIQNQNFNYIPNSAAILMPTNAGWNGMELKSEHRPSPDINLSVQGN is encoded by the exons ATGGAAGAAAAGGAAAGCACTTTTTCTGGCTCACTGGGCAACTCCGACACCGACTCACCCCCACCCAACTCCTTCAACCACACCCTTGACGTCTCGTCTCAGGTGGTCAACACGGCGGTCAACGTCAGCTCAGAAACCACACTGCTCGGTCCCCCACCACCCCCACCCCCACCTCCACCCCCAGCACCAGCACCAGCACCAGCACCAACAGTTACGACAGTTACAACAGCACAAGAACTAGTTGCACCAAACACAGGAGTTGTTGGAGTTCAAGGAAAtgttgagaagaagaagagagggagaCCCAGAAAGTACGATGCTGATGGGAACTTGAGGCCAGGCCAGACCCATAACTCGGCTCACGTGACTCGCGTGCCGCCTTCGGCGCCGCCGGGGTTTTATCTGTCGCCGGGTTCTCCCAATCCTACTGAGTTTTCTATAAAGAACGGAAGAGGAAGGCCGGCTGGATCCGGAAACTGGCAGGTTCTTGCTTCTTTAG AAACAGCAGGTGGGGACTTCACACCTCATGTGGTTACTGTTGGGACTGGAGAG GATGTTGCAGGGAgaattctttcattttctgaaAAGGGTCCCAGAGGGATTTGCATTCTCTCTGCTAATGGAGCTGTTTCAAATGTCACCATCCGCCAACCCGGTTCTACTGGCGGTATTCTCACTTATGAG GGCCGCTTTGAGTTGCTGTCATTATCGGGGTCGTTTACAGTCATGGAGATTGGTGGTGTACGAAGCAGGACTGGCGGCTTGAGTGTCTCATTGGCTGGACCGGATGGTCGTGTAATCGGTGGTAGCATAGCTGGTATGCTAACAGCTGCGAGCCCTATCCAA ATTGTGGTTGGAAGCTTTATGCCGAATGGTGGTAAGCCACAGAAGAGGCATTATCGTGAGAACGCAGTTGCTTCTCCAATCTCAAGTGCACCAGATACAGTTGCCGCAGCAACACCAATATCGCAAGCACAACCTGAAATTGAGACCAGGTTTACCCCTGTAGTCCCTTTACCAGCACAAAGCCATGGAGAAGCAGATAAAGGAATAATCCAAAACCAGAACTTCAATTACATACCCAACAGTGCTGCCATTCTCATGCCTACTAATGCTGGTTGGAATGGAATGGAGCTGAAGTCAGAGCATAGGCCATCTCCAGACATTAATCTATCTGTTCAGGGTAATTAG